The Arachis hypogaea cultivar Tifrunner chromosome 16, arahy.Tifrunner.gnm2.J5K5, whole genome shotgun sequence genome contains a region encoding:
- the LOC112756419 gene encoding uncharacterized protein, with product MILELPKGFLPSLTAARAISDIIKEHYSQPWPSWKKIPDATRKSWWEKFKSQHQFFPPDLYWARKNFERRGVALLKSLLGKARKSRVKPQWIEDDVWDSLCTYWNADTGFLKKSAQGKSNRASDCGGFGASLHTAGPISISQHKTNMKKSLKRTPTLLELFAKTHKHKDETWVDKKSKYVEGEFKNAMEQVIQKTSEEGSNAPDETDVWQEIAGSKKGKIYGLGLESTVVDKRLSFHGSNSQASEWLRVTEHKEIMRKMQEENAYLKARLDKKERRLKLAEHLLRQMIKKKGFNVGDYEGF from the exons ATGATTCTGGAACTTCCAAAAGG ATTTTTACCTTCACTTACCGCGGCTCGTGCAATTTCGGATATCATTAAAGAGCATTACTCTCAGCCGTGGCCTTCGTGGAAAAAGATACCAGATGCTACTAGGAAATCTTGGTGGGAAAAGTTCAAA AGCCAACATCAGTTTTTTCCTCCAGATCTTTATTGGGCTCGAAAAAATTTTGAGAGGCGAGGTGTGGCATTACTAAAAAGTTTGTTGGGAAAAGCTCGTAAAAGTCGTGTCAAACCTCAATGGATAGAAGATGATGTGTGGGATTCGCTCTGTACTTATTGGAATGCTGACACTGGGTTTCTAAAAAAGAGCGCGCAAGGCAAGTCAAATCGAGCATCTGATTGCGGCGGATTTGGAGCGTCTCTTCATACTGCTGGCCCAATTTCCATTAGCCAACACAAAACTAATATG AAAAAATCATTAAAGAGGACTCCAACACTGTTAGAATTGTTTGCGAAGACCCACAAACACAAGGATGAGACATGGGTGGATAAGAAATCAAAATATGTTGAG GGTGAATTTAAGAATGCTATGGAACAGGTTATACAAAAAACATCTGAAGAAGGAAGTAATGCACCAGATGAGACGGATGTGTGGCAAGAAATAGCTGGATCTAAAAAAGGAAAAATTTATGGACTTGGACTAGAGTCGACTGTAGTTGACAAAAGACTCAGTTTTCATGGCTCTAATTCTCAAGCATCTGAGTGGTTGCGAGTGACAGAACATAAAGAAATAATGAGGAAAATGCAAGAAGAGAATGCTTACCTTAAAGCTAGGTTGGACAAGAAAGAAAGGAGACTTAAACTCGCTGAGCATTTACTTCgacaaatgataaaaaaaaaagggtttaaTGTAGGAGATTATGAAGGTTTCTGA